From the Musa acuminata AAA Group cultivar baxijiao chromosome BXJ1-2, Cavendish_Baxijiao_AAA, whole genome shotgun sequence genome, one window contains:
- the LOC135603543 gene encoding putative casein kinase II subunit beta-4 isoform X2 encodes MYRERGGSGSKVEIGAVDRKRINDALDKHMEKSPPSASRGLNSKEKDRLSVPSTSSGKQPEHRSLSKNKCSDESETDSEESDVSGSDMEDTSWISWFCNLRGNEFFCEVDEEYIQDDFNLCGLSSQVPYYDYALDLILDVESSNGDMFTEEQNELVESAAEMLYGLIHVRYILTSRGMAAMLEKFKNYDFGRCPRVYCSGQPCLPVGQSDIPRSSTVKIYCPKCEDIYYPRSKYQGNIDGAYFGTTFPHLFLMTYGHLKPQKPSQQYVPRVFGFKVHKP; translated from the exons ATGTATAGAGAGAGGGGAGGGAGCGGGTCGAAGGTGGAGATTGGAGCCGTTGATCGGAAGCGGATCAACGATGCCCTCGACAAGCATATGGAGAAGTCTCCGCCATCGGCTTCGAGGGGTTTGAACAGCAAGGAGAAGGATAGGCTGTCGGTGCCGTCCACCTCCTCCGGGAAGCAGCCTGAGCACCGGTCCTTGTCCAAGAACAAATGCTCAGATG AATCAGAAACAGATAGTGAAGAGTCAGATGTTAGTGGTTCTGACATGGAAGATACATCTTGGATTTCATGGTTCTGTAACCTAAGGGGGAACGAGTTTTTCTGCGAAGTTGATGAAGAGTACATACAAGATGATTTTAACCTATGCGGGCTAAGCAGTCAAGTCCCATATTATGATTATGCTCTCGATCTGATTCTGGATGTTGAGTCTTCTAATG GAGACATGTTCACTGAGGAACAAAATGAGTTAGTTGAATCAGCAGCAGAGATGCTGTATGGTTTGATTCATGTTCGATACATATTGACCAGTCGAGGGATGGCTGCAATG CTTGAGAAATTCAAGAACTATGACTTTGGAAGGTGTCCTCGAGTGTACTGTAGTGGCCAGCCCTGTCTTCCTGTTGGGCAATCAGATATTCCTCGATCAAGTACTGTGAAAATATATTGTCCCAAATGTGAAGATATATACTATCCACGATCAAAGTACCAAGGCA ATATTGATGGAGCCTACTTTGGGACAACATTTCCTCACTTGTTTTTGATGACGTACGGGCACCTCAAGCCACAAAAGCCATCACAACAGTATGTTCCCAGGGTGTTTGGCTTTAAAGTTCACAAACCATGA
- the LOC135603570 gene encoding mediator of RNA polymerase II transcription subunit 31-like isoform X1, whose translation MASGRDDADRPAESQTSSKNPYKDPDDGRQRFLLELEFVQCLSNPTYIHYLAQNRYFEDEAFIGYLKYLKYWQRPEYIKFIMYPHCLFFLELLQNANFRNAMAHPGSKELAHRQQYYFWKNYRNNRLKHILPRSLPEPPSVPASAPAPAPLLAGAPIPNAAPPPLPSMPPMTSAASALSPMQFVGQPGSAIPKSDIRNTMGDRRKRKKED comes from the exons ATGGCTTCCGGCAGAGACGACGCGGATCGTCCCGCTGAATCCCAAACTTC ATCTAAGAACCCTTACAAGGACCCTGACGATGGTCGCCAACGATTTCTTCTCGAGCTGGAGTTCGTTCAATGTCTCTCCAACCCGACTTACATCCACT ATCTTGCTCAAAATCGCTATTTTGAGGATGAGGCCTTCATCGGATacttaaaatatctaaaatattggcAAAGGCCTGAGTACATAAAGTTCATAAT GTATCCTCATTGCCTTTTCTTTCTTGAGCTTCTCCAAAATGCTAACTTTCGGAATGCAATGGCACATCCTGGTAGCAAG GAGTTGGCTCATCGGCAACAGTACTATTTCTGGAAGAACTACAGGAACAACAGATTGAAGCACATTCTACCGCGTTCCCTTCCTGAACCTCCTTCAGTTCCAGCTTCAGCTCCAGCTCCAGCTCCTCTTCTGGCTGGAGCGCCGATTCCAAATGCAGCTCCACCTCCACTTCCATCAATGCCACCTATGACTTCTGCTGCCTCAGCACTCTCTCCAATGCAGTTTGTGGGACAACCTGGATCTGCCATCCCAAAGAGTGACATCAGAAATACCATGGGAGATCGTAGGAAGAGAAA GAAAGAAGATTGA
- the LOC103975872 gene encoding cyclin-P4-1 produces MAELGEEPHAIPRVVAVLSTILERLAERNDAVRRPLALHHCASAFHGLTKPAISVRSYLERNFRYANCSPSCYVVAYIYIDRFLWRHPAVFLDSFNVHRFLITSVLTAVKFMDDIYYNNAYFAKVGGISLMEMNYLEVDFLFGVGFELNVTPVIFSSYCSTLQREMYLESPASPPRLHCCLTEEESSSCQQKQQLAV; encoded by the exons ATGGCAGAGCTGGGGGAGGAGCCCCACGCCATCCCGCGAGTGGTCGCCGTCCTGTCCACCATCCTCGAGAGGCTCGCGGAGCGCAACGACGCCGTACGCCGGCCGCTCGCGCTGCACCACTGCGCCTCGGCCTTCCACGGGCTGACGAAGCCGGCCATATCGGTGCGCAGCTACCTGGAGCGCAACTTCCGGTACGCCAACTGCAGCCCCTCCTGCTACGTCGTCGCCTACATCTACATCGACCGCTTCCTGTGGCGCCACCCCGCCGTGTTCCTCGACTCCTTCAACGTCCACCGCTTCCTCATCACCAGCGTCCTCACCGCCGTCAAGTTCATGGATGACAT ATACTACAACAATGCATACTTTGCAAAGGTGGGGGGGATCAGCTTGATGGAGATGAACTACCTGGAAGTGGATTTCTTGTTTGGGGTGGGTTTCGAGTTGAATGTAACCCCTGTCATCTTCAGCTCCTACTGCTCGACACTTCAGAGGGAGATGTACTTGGAATCACCTGCTTCTCCTCCAAGGTTGCACTGCTGCTTGACAGAAGAAGAATCCAGCAGCTGCCAGCAGAAGCAGCAGCTTGCTGTCTGA
- the LOC135603570 gene encoding mediator of RNA polymerase II transcription subunit 31-like isoform X2, translated as MASGRDDADRPAESQTSSKNPYKDPDDGRQRFLLELEFVQCLSNPTYIHYLAQNRYFEDEAFIGYLKYLKYWQRPEYIKFIMYPHCLFFLELLQNANFRNAMAHPGSKELAHRQQYYFWKNYRNNRLKHILPRSLPEPPSVPASAPAPAPLLAGAPIPNAAPPPLPSMPPMTSAASALSPMQFVGQPGSAIPKSDIRNTMGDRRKRK; from the exons ATGGCTTCCGGCAGAGACGACGCGGATCGTCCCGCTGAATCCCAAACTTC ATCTAAGAACCCTTACAAGGACCCTGACGATGGTCGCCAACGATTTCTTCTCGAGCTGGAGTTCGTTCAATGTCTCTCCAACCCGACTTACATCCACT ATCTTGCTCAAAATCGCTATTTTGAGGATGAGGCCTTCATCGGATacttaaaatatctaaaatattggcAAAGGCCTGAGTACATAAAGTTCATAAT GTATCCTCATTGCCTTTTCTTTCTTGAGCTTCTCCAAAATGCTAACTTTCGGAATGCAATGGCACATCCTGGTAGCAAG GAGTTGGCTCATCGGCAACAGTACTATTTCTGGAAGAACTACAGGAACAACAGATTGAAGCACATTCTACCGCGTTCCCTTCCTGAACCTCCTTCAGTTCCAGCTTCAGCTCCAGCTCCAGCTCCTCTTCTGGCTGGAGCGCCGATTCCAAATGCAGCTCCACCTCCACTTCCATCAATGCCACCTATGACTTCTGCTGCCTCAGCACTCTCTCCAATGCAGTTTGTGGGACAACCTGGATCTGCCATCCCAAAGAGTGACATCAGAAATACCATGGGAGATCGTAGGAAGAGAAA GTGA
- the LOC135603543 gene encoding putative casein kinase II subunit beta-4 isoform X1, which yields MYRERGGSGSKVEIGAVDRKRINDALDKHMEKSPPSASRGLNSKEKDRLSVPSTSSGKQPEHRSLSKNKCSDEESETDSEESDVSGSDMEDTSWISWFCNLRGNEFFCEVDEEYIQDDFNLCGLSSQVPYYDYALDLILDVESSNGDMFTEEQNELVESAAEMLYGLIHVRYILTSRGMAAMLEKFKNYDFGRCPRVYCSGQPCLPVGQSDIPRSSTVKIYCPKCEDIYYPRSKYQGNIDGAYFGTTFPHLFLMTYGHLKPQKPSQQYVPRVFGFKVHKP from the exons ATGTATAGAGAGAGGGGAGGGAGCGGGTCGAAGGTGGAGATTGGAGCCGTTGATCGGAAGCGGATCAACGATGCCCTCGACAAGCATATGGAGAAGTCTCCGCCATCGGCTTCGAGGGGTTTGAACAGCAAGGAGAAGGATAGGCTGTCGGTGCCGTCCACCTCCTCCGGGAAGCAGCCTGAGCACCGGTCCTTGTCCAAGAACAAATGCTCAGATG AAGAATCAGAAACAGATAGTGAAGAGTCAGATGTTAGTGGTTCTGACATGGAAGATACATCTTGGATTTCATGGTTCTGTAACCTAAGGGGGAACGAGTTTTTCTGCGAAGTTGATGAAGAGTACATACAAGATGATTTTAACCTATGCGGGCTAAGCAGTCAAGTCCCATATTATGATTATGCTCTCGATCTGATTCTGGATGTTGAGTCTTCTAATG GAGACATGTTCACTGAGGAACAAAATGAGTTAGTTGAATCAGCAGCAGAGATGCTGTATGGTTTGATTCATGTTCGATACATATTGACCAGTCGAGGGATGGCTGCAATG CTTGAGAAATTCAAGAACTATGACTTTGGAAGGTGTCCTCGAGTGTACTGTAGTGGCCAGCCCTGTCTTCCTGTTGGGCAATCAGATATTCCTCGATCAAGTACTGTGAAAATATATTGTCCCAAATGTGAAGATATATACTATCCACGATCAAAGTACCAAGGCA ATATTGATGGAGCCTACTTTGGGACAACATTTCCTCACTTGTTTTTGATGACGTACGGGCACCTCAAGCCACAAAAGCCATCACAACAGTATGTTCCCAGGGTGTTTGGCTTTAAAGTTCACAAACCATGA
- the LOC135603596 gene encoding glutamate dehydrogenase 2, mitochondrial: MNALAATSRNFRQAARILGLDSKLEKSLLIPFREIKVECTIPKDDGTLASYVGFRVQHDNARGPMKGGIRYHHEVDPDEVNALAQLMTWKTAVADIPYGGAKGGIGCSPSELSKSELERLTRVFTQKIHDLIGIHTDVPAPDMGTNAQTMAWILDEYSKFHGHSPAVVTGKPIDLGGSLGREAATGRGVIYATKSLLAEHGKSISGSTFVIQGFGNVGSWAAQILHEEGGKVIAIGDITGAIKNPNGIDIPALIKHRSEGGAVKDFKGADPLDKDELLVHECDVLIPSALGGVLNRDNAANVKAKYIVEAANHPTDPEADEIFAKKGIPVLPDIYANAGGVTVSYFEWVQNIQGFMWDEEKVNMELHKYMRSAFNNIKAMCKTHDCNLRMGAFTLGVNRVARATLLRGWEA; this comes from the exons ATGAACGCCCTCGCCGCCACGAGCCGCAACTTCCGGCAGGCCGCCCGGATCCTCGGCCTCGATTCCAAGCTGGAGAAGAGCCTGTTGATCCCCTTCAGGGAGATCAAG GTGGAGTGCACGATCCCCAAGGATGATGGCACCTTGGCTTCGTACGTTGGGTTTAGAGTCCAGCATGACAATGCCCGTGGGCCGATGAAGGGAGGGATTCGGTATCACCACGAG gttGACCCTGATGAGGTAAATGCTCTGGCTCAACTCATGACATGGAAGACAGCTGTAGCAGACATACCATATGGTGGAGCAAAGGGTGGAATTGGATGTTCCCCAAGTGAACTAAGTAAGAGTGAGCTGGAACGCCTGACTCGTGTCTTCACACAGAAGATTCATGACCTTATTGGAATTCATACAGATGTTCCAGCACCCGACATGGGAACAAATGCCCAG ACGATGGCTTGGATCCTAGACGAGTACTCCAAGTTCCATGGACACTCGCCAGCTGTTGTGACAGGAAAGCCAATA GATCTTGGTGGATCCTTAGGTAGGGAAGCTGCTACAGGACGAGGTGTCATATATGCAACTAAGTCTTTATTGGCTGAACATGGGAAATCTATTTCAGGATCGACCTTTGTTATCCAG GGTTTTGGAAATGTTGGCTCATGGGCTGCACAAATCCTTCACGAGGAAGGGGGCAAGGTGATTGCAATTGGAGATATTACTGGTGCTATCAAAAATCCTAATGGCATAGACATTCCTGCTTTGATTAAGCATAGAAGTGAGGGTGGTGCTGTGAAGGACTTCAAAGGGGCAGATCCACTGGATAAGGATGAGTTGCTTGTGCATGAATGTGATGTTCTCATTCCTAGTGCCTTGGGTGGTGTACTGAACAG GGATAATGCTGCCAATGTGAAGGCTAAATACATTGTTGAAGCCGCCAATCATCCAACTGATCCTGAAGCAGATGAG ATATTTGCCAAAAAGGGCATTCCAGTACTACCTGACATTTATGCAAATGCTGGGGGTGTAACTGTCAGCTACTTCGAGTGGGTTCAG AATATCCAAGGATTCATGTGGGATGAAGAGAAGGTGAACATGGAGCTTCACAAGTACATGAGGAGTGCTTTCAACAATATCAAGGCAATGTGCAAGACCCATGACTGCAACCTTCGCATGGGAGCATTTACCCTGGGCGTAAATAGGGTTGCTCGTGCAACTCTCCTGAGGGGCTGGGAAGCATAG